In one Sporomusa sphaeroides DSM 2875 genomic region, the following are encoded:
- the trpS gene encoding tryptophan--tRNA ligase: MTKKRIFSGMQPSGNFHMGNYQVLSNWIKLQEEYDCIYSIVDWHALTSSYEDTGKLPERIENIALDWLSAGLDPEKSIVFVQSHVKEHAELHLLLSMMTPLSWLERVPTYKDKLQQLGEMGKEINTYGFLGYPELMTADIILYKADVVPVAEDQIPHLELTREIVRRFANLYKPIFPEPQAILSPLLPGIDGRKMSKSYGNEIPYAAEPEELQARVRLMITDPKRVKKTDAGDPEVCTVYTFHKIFSSQQEQSEIAGHCRNASIGCVECKKRLAEKMVTTLVDVHSRRKELAAKPEKIREILAYGAERARKVAAATMEEVRSVMNLG, from the coding sequence TTGACTAAAAAACGTATTTTTAGCGGCATGCAGCCGTCGGGGAATTTCCATATGGGGAATTATCAGGTGCTTAGCAACTGGATCAAACTGCAGGAAGAATATGATTGCATATATTCGATAGTAGATTGGCATGCGCTTACATCTTCGTACGAAGATACCGGCAAACTGCCTGAGCGTATTGAAAATATAGCGCTGGACTGGCTGAGTGCCGGCCTGGATCCGGAGAAGAGTATTGTGTTTGTCCAGTCGCATGTAAAAGAACATGCTGAACTACATTTGCTGCTGTCAATGATGACACCGCTGTCCTGGCTGGAACGTGTCCCGACCTATAAAGATAAATTGCAGCAATTAGGTGAAATGGGTAAAGAGATTAATACTTACGGATTTTTGGGATATCCGGAATTGATGACGGCCGACATTATCTTGTATAAGGCTGATGTCGTGCCGGTAGCTGAAGATCAGATACCGCATCTTGAACTGACAAGAGAAATTGTTCGTCGTTTTGCAAATTTGTACAAGCCGATATTTCCTGAGCCTCAGGCTATTTTAAGCCCCCTGTTGCCAGGCATCGATGGGCGCAAGATGAGTAAATCCTATGGCAATGAGATTCCGTATGCGGCTGAGCCGGAGGAGTTGCAGGCGCGGGTAAGGCTGATGATTACTGATCCCAAGCGGGTTAAGAAAACCGATGCGGGTGATCCGGAAGTTTGTACAGTCTATACCTTTCACAAAATCTTTAGTTCACAGCAGGAACAAAGCGAAATTGCCGGTCATTGCCGGAATGCCAGTATTGGCTGTGTAGAATGTAAAAAACGGCTGGCTGAAAAGATGGTTACCACATTGGTCGATGTCCATAGCCGCCGCAAAGAGCTGGCGGCCAAGCCTGAAAAAATCAGGGAAATATTAGCTTACGGTGCCGAACGTGCGAGAAAAGTAGCAGCAGCAACCATGGAAGAAGTCCGGTCAGTCATGAACTTGGGCTAG
- a CDS encoding D-alanyl-D-alanine carboxypeptidase family protein — translation MRRLINFGILSLLCLVFLPTTVFAGTALPELTAKSAIVIEASTGKVLYSKNAAEQRYPASTTKIMTLITALEYGKLDDVVTASDQAAGTEGSSLWLTAGERLTLLDMLYGVMLVSGNDATVAVAEHISGSVENFAKQMTAKAHAIGAVNSNFTNSSGLPDEQHYSTAHDLAKITAYGYKNQLFAQIVSTQHKVIPWPGKDHDRDLYNENKMLWLYDGANGVKTGYTDAAGRCLVSAANRNGIQIIAVVLDSEHMWDDSINLLDYGFSKLTQLPVVRKDDILKTVKITEGKVGKVKLMATDDIILPVADNEFDKFTTVIDAPEKVAAPVAAGQKLGTVTVMYDNVAVASTELVADRTVERKSFFKLIWGSVVGFVTFVIRNFA, via the coding sequence ATGCGACGACTAATTAATTTTGGAATATTGTCCCTGCTATGTCTGGTTTTTTTGCCAACAACTGTATTTGCCGGGACTGCTCTGCCGGAACTTACGGCTAAATCGGCAATTGTCATAGAAGCATCAACAGGAAAAGTACTTTATAGCAAAAATGCGGCAGAACAGCGCTATCCGGCCAGTACCACCAAGATTATGACACTGATAACAGCGCTCGAGTACGGCAAACTGGATGATGTGGTTACTGCCAGCGACCAAGCTGCCGGCACGGAAGGATCCTCTTTATGGCTCACAGCAGGCGAGCGGCTTACCTTGCTGGATATGTTGTATGGCGTAATGCTTGTATCCGGCAATGACGCAACCGTAGCTGTGGCTGAACATATTTCAGGCTCGGTAGAAAATTTTGCTAAACAGATGACCGCTAAAGCTCATGCTATTGGCGCGGTCAACAGCAATTTCACCAATAGCAGCGGCCTGCCTGATGAACAGCATTATAGCACGGCACATGATTTGGCCAAAATTACAGCATACGGATATAAAAATCAACTCTTTGCTCAAATTGTTTCAACCCAGCATAAAGTTATTCCCTGGCCAGGGAAAGATCATGACCGGGATTTGTATAACGAAAACAAAATGCTATGGCTCTATGACGGGGCTAACGGGGTTAAAACAGGCTATACCGATGCTGCAGGACGCTGCCTGGTTTCAGCCGCCAACCGGAACGGCATTCAAATTATTGCCGTAGTGCTGGACAGCGAACATATGTGGGATGATTCCATAAACCTTTTGGATTACGGTTTCAGCAAGCTCACACAACTGCCTGTTGTCCGTAAGGATGATATCCTAAAGACCGTTAAAATTACTGAGGGTAAAGTCGGTAAGGTAAAACTGATGGCCACTGATGATATTATTCTACCGGTTGCTGATAATGAATTTGATAAATTTACCACGGTAATTGATGCTCCTGAAAAAGTTGCCGCACCGGTTGCCGCCGGGCAGAAACTCGGCACAGTTACCGTCATGTACGATAATGTAGCAGTTGCCAGTACCGAACTGGTTGCTGACCGGACGGTGGAACGAAAATCATTTTTCAAACTGATTTGGGGATCAGTGGTAGGCTTCGTGACATTTGTAATTCGCAATTTTGCTTAA
- a CDS encoding rubrerythrin family protein, with the protein METLDLKSSLRTTLTQKQELVRDYQSFADRINDKEVAKMFKHFAEAEALHATQIKNKLDDLASN; encoded by the coding sequence ATGGAAACACTTGATCTTAAATCATCGTTGCGCACCACCCTGACGCAAAAGCAGGAACTTGTGCGCGATTATCAGTCGTTTGCCGATCGTATTAATGACAAAGAAGTAGCTAAAATGTTTAAACATTTCGCAGAAGCGGAAGCGCTGCATGCCACGCAAATTAAGAATAAGTTGGATGATTTAGCCAGCAATTAG
- a CDS encoding DUF2953 domain-containing protein, translating to MESWLLFLTTVLFFLWLLSQVNLYIDLHFCRRKDDDFLEVTVYALRKLLIYTMKIPVIEIIQYNDLPWVTSEIQTSHAKTETHAEREQRFVKKLAKIFIYNPRRFLRLLKSTRHFFRTYRHYTNRLTQAMHCDRLEIKVVYGFEDAAVTGVLMGILGSMLGLLLQSLQNRLIMDSEPAVRVKPVYGCNYLEVEVRCIFRIRLGNVITASMARVANSLHKEATRSG from the coding sequence ATGGAAAGCTGGCTATTATTCCTGACAACAGTGCTCTTTTTTTTATGGCTGCTTTCACAAGTCAACCTGTACATTGACTTGCATTTTTGCCGGCGTAAAGATGATGATTTTCTTGAAGTGACTGTTTATGCCTTGAGAAAGCTGCTCATTTATACCATGAAAATTCCTGTTATTGAAATTATCCAGTATAATGATTTGCCATGGGTTACCTCGGAAATACAGACTTCCCATGCTAAAACCGAAACACATGCGGAGCGTGAGCAGCGTTTTGTAAAAAAACTGGCCAAGATATTTATTTACAACCCGCGGCGATTCTTGCGTTTGCTTAAGTCAACCAGACACTTTTTCCGCACCTATCGCCATTATACAAACAGATTAACGCAGGCGATGCATTGTGACAGGCTTGAGATAAAAGTTGTATATGGCTTTGAGGATGCCGCTGTTACGGGTGTCCTAATGGGCATATTGGGCTCTATGCTGGGCCTGTTGCTGCAATCGCTGCAAAATAGGTTGATTATGGATTCCGAACCTGCGGTAAGGGTGAAGCCCGTATATGGATGCAACTATCTGGAGGTCGAAGTAAGGTGTATATTCAGAATCAGACTTGGCAATGTTATTACTGCAAGTATGGCGAGAGTAGCAAATTCATTGCACAAGGAGGCGACTCGCAGTGGCTGA
- a CDS encoding spore maturation protein, with protein sequence MLTELSEQLSVWAIPAVLLIIPIVGYLRKVKVYEAFIEGAAEGFQTAIRIIPCLVAMLVAISIFRASGAMDACVALLAPLLDVLGVPADLVPLAIMRPLSGSGSLGMATEILNTYGPDSLVGRIASTVLASTDTTFYVLTVYFGAVSISNPRYALLVGLSGDIASFLLAVYLCQYLFTS encoded by the coding sequence ATGTTGACTGAACTGAGTGAGCAGCTGTCAGTTTGGGCTATTCCTGCTGTGCTGCTCATAATTCCCATTGTCGGATACCTGCGCAAGGTTAAAGTATATGAAGCGTTTATTGAAGGGGCTGCTGAAGGATTCCAAACAGCTATCCGAATTATACCCTGTCTGGTAGCCATGCTGGTGGCTATCAGCATCTTTCGGGCATCAGGTGCCATGGACGCCTGTGTGGCACTCCTGGCACCGCTGCTGGATGTGCTGGGAGTACCGGCTGATCTGGTGCCGTTAGCCATAATGCGTCCGCTGTCAGGCAGCGGTTCTCTCGGAATGGCAACAGAAATTTTGAATACCTATGGTCCTGATTCGCTGGTTGGGAGGATAGCTTCCACCGTGCTGGCCAGTACGGACACTACCTTTTATGTGCTGACCGTATACTTTGGTGCGGTGTCAATCAGCAATCCACGGTATGCTCTCCTGGTCGGACTATCAGGTGATATAGCCAGCTTTTTGCTTGCCGTCTACCTGTGCCAATATCTATTTACAAGCTAA
- a CDS encoding FAD-dependent oxidoreductase: MIKVVVVGGGWAGCAAALAAAKAGAQVVLLERTDLLLGTGLVGGIFRNNGRFTAAEEAIAMGGGDLFVAMDANSRHRGIHFPGHSHASFYDVTTMEPLVKKILQNYGIEIKTRARVSGVVKYGKKIQHLLDDNEEVFKADAFVDTTGTSGPMGNCLKYGNGCSMCILRCPTFGPRVSITAKADVKEIMGKKADGSYGAMSGSCKINKDSLSPELKDKLEKEGMVVIPLPENLKKSGMLGKKACSQYAIADYAENMVLIDTGHAKLMTPFFPLDMLRTIPGLERTRYEDPYAGGVGNSIRYLGMAPCGSSLKVDGIDNLFCAGEKSGILVGHTEAVVTGLLAGHNAVRCCIDMKYLELPSELASGDFINYIHAQMTTEEGIKLRYTFSGSAYFERMKQRGLYSAVRGEINDRVIKTGLNDIYNTCLV; this comes from the coding sequence ATGATTAAAGTCGTCGTAGTTGGAGGTGGCTGGGCTGGCTGTGCCGCAGCGTTAGCAGCGGCTAAAGCCGGGGCACAGGTAGTTTTGCTTGAACGCACCGATTTGCTGTTAGGAACAGGCTTAGTTGGGGGCATATTCCGCAACAATGGCCGGTTTACGGCTGCTGAAGAAGCTATTGCCATGGGCGGGGGAGACTTATTTGTAGCCATGGATGCCAATAGCAGGCATAGAGGTATACATTTTCCCGGACATAGTCATGCTTCATTTTATGATGTAACTACAATGGAACCCTTGGTGAAAAAAATCCTGCAAAACTATGGTATTGAAATCAAGACCAGGGCAAGGGTATCTGGTGTAGTTAAATACGGTAAAAAGATCCAACACCTTCTTGATGATAACGAAGAAGTTTTCAAGGCAGATGCCTTTGTTGACACAACCGGCACTTCCGGCCCTATGGGCAATTGCCTAAAATATGGCAACGGTTGTTCCATGTGCATTCTTCGCTGTCCGACATTCGGACCCCGGGTAAGTATTACCGCCAAGGCCGATGTCAAAGAAATAATGGGTAAAAAAGCCGATGGCAGCTATGGCGCTATGAGTGGCTCCTGTAAAATTAACAAAGACTCACTCAGTCCTGAGCTTAAAGATAAATTAGAAAAAGAAGGCATGGTAGTCATACCCTTGCCGGAAAATCTCAAAAAGTCAGGAATGCTTGGAAAAAAAGCCTGCTCACAATATGCCATTGCCGATTATGCCGAAAACATGGTTCTTATTGATACCGGACATGCCAAGCTAATGACCCCTTTCTTCCCGCTTGATATGCTGCGGACAATACCCGGACTGGAACGCACCAGGTATGAAGACCCGTACGCCGGGGGAGTAGGGAATTCCATACGGTATTTGGGTATGGCTCCTTGCGGCAGCTCACTGAAAGTAGACGGTATTGATAATTTGTTCTGTGCCGGTGAAAAATCCGGTATTCTTGTAGGCCATACGGAAGCGGTAGTAACCGGACTTTTAGCAGGCCATAATGCGGTACGCTGCTGTATTGATATGAAGTATCTTGAACTGCCGTCCGAACTGGCTTCAGGTGATTTTATCAATTATATTCACGCGCAGATGACGACAGAAGAAGGCATTAAACTAAGGTATACTTTCTCAGGTTCGGCCTATTTTGAGCGGATGAAACAACGCGGCTTATATTCAGCCGTTCGGGGAGAAATTAATGACCGTGTTATCAAAACGGGATTAAATGATATTTATAATACCTGTTTGGTTTAA
- a CDS encoding nucleoside recognition domain-containing protein: MINVIWLLLMASGIIYAGMNGRIEVVTASAISAAKSAVELAINLIGIMCLWLGIMKIAELSGLIKVISFVLQPIVGLLFPSVPKNHPAMGAIIMTISANMLGLGNAVTPLGIKAMQQLQTLNPKKCTATPAMCTLLALCTTGFTLVPATIIALRSAAGSVNPTEIVGPTLIVSLVATIFVLIIDRLCRAVFRR; encoded by the coding sequence ATGATTAATGTAATTTGGTTGTTACTGATGGCCAGCGGCATTATTTATGCCGGAATGAACGGGAGGATTGAGGTTGTTACTGCGAGCGCCATCAGCGCTGCCAAAAGTGCAGTCGAATTGGCGATTAATTTAATTGGAATTATGTGCTTATGGCTGGGTATTATGAAAATTGCCGAATTATCGGGATTAATCAAAGTCATCTCCTTCGTTTTACAGCCGATAGTTGGTTTGCTATTTCCCAGTGTACCCAAAAATCATCCGGCCATGGGGGCGATCATTATGACCATCAGCGCCAATATGCTCGGTCTGGGCAATGCGGTAACACCGCTGGGTATCAAAGCAATGCAGCAGTTGCAGACCTTAAATCCGAAAAAGTGCACGGCCACGCCGGCTATGTGTACTTTACTGGCTTTATGCACTACCGGTTTTACCCTTGTTCCGGCTACTATTATTGCGCTGCGGTCGGCGGCAGGTTCGGTAAATCCTACCGAGATAGTCGGGCCAACCTTGATTGTCAGTTTGGTTGCCACCATTTTTGTACTTATTATTGACCGGCTATGCCGGGCAGTATTTAGACGATAA
- a CDS encoding NAD(P)/FAD-dependent oxidoreductase: MQQVLIIGGGAAGLMAAVSAAQYGAQVTLLEKMKDVGRKLLITGKGRCNLTNNCDIPELVKNMTGNGSFLYSAFHAFTNQDVVDFLNQAGLPTKVERGGRVFPVSDQAKDVISIFTKELSKLQVNVKTNQTVKKLIIEDGRAVGVITTEAEYRADAIIITTGGASYPGTGSSGDGYRLAQAAGHTIVPLKPSLVPLEVAEEWITELQGLSLKNVTATVLSAGKKAAEEFGEMLFTHYGLSGPIILSLSKKVSELFAAAPDQEVTITINLKPALSTETLDKRLQRDFAKFTRKQLKNSLHELLPAKLIPVVIDLSFIDPDKFVHQITKEERMRLLTILQHLTFTISQTRPVAEAIVTAGGVSTKEIDARTMESKLIPGLFFAGEVIDIDGYTGGFNLQAAFSTGYVAGRSAAGS, from the coding sequence ATGCAGCAAGTTCTTATCATCGGCGGTGGAGCCGCCGGCCTTATGGCTGCCGTAAGCGCGGCTCAATATGGCGCTCAGGTAACGCTACTCGAAAAAATGAAAGATGTCGGACGTAAGCTGCTTATTACCGGAAAAGGCCGCTGCAATCTCACGAATAACTGCGATATTCCTGAACTGGTGAAAAATATGACAGGGAATGGCTCTTTTTTATACAGCGCTTTTCATGCCTTTACTAATCAGGATGTTGTTGATTTTCTTAATCAGGCCGGTTTGCCGACCAAGGTGGAACGCGGCGGGCGGGTTTTCCCGGTTAGTGATCAGGCCAAAGATGTTATTAGCATCTTTACTAAAGAACTGTCCAAACTACAGGTTAACGTAAAAACAAATCAAACAGTTAAAAAACTAATTATAGAAGATGGCCGGGCTGTTGGTGTTATTACAACAGAGGCCGAATACCGGGCCGATGCCATAATTATTACGACAGGCGGCGCCTCCTATCCCGGTACAGGTTCGTCAGGTGATGGCTACCGGTTAGCGCAGGCTGCCGGACATACCATTGTGCCGCTGAAGCCGTCACTGGTGCCGCTGGAAGTTGCGGAGGAATGGATAACTGAACTGCAAGGTTTGTCGCTTAAGAATGTGACAGCAACTGTGTTAAGTGCCGGCAAAAAAGCCGCCGAAGAATTTGGCGAGATGTTGTTTACCCACTATGGTCTGTCCGGCCCCATTATTTTGTCATTAAGCAAAAAAGTGTCTGAGCTCTTTGCCGCTGCTCCGGATCAGGAAGTGACGATAACCATCAATCTTAAGCCGGCTCTTAGTACGGAGACTTTGGACAAGCGCCTGCAGCGTGACTTTGCCAAGTTTACCAGAAAGCAGTTGAAAAACTCTCTGCACGAACTGCTGCCTGCCAAACTAATTCCTGTTGTCATTGATTTGTCGTTTATTGACCCGGATAAATTTGTCCATCAAATTACGAAAGAAGAGCGAATGCGCCTGCTAACCATACTTCAACACCTGACGTTTACCATTTCGCAAACCAGGCCGGTAGCTGAAGCTATAGTAACGGCCGGCGGTGTCAGTACCAAAGAAATTGATGCAAGGACCATGGAATCAAAATTGATACCCGGTTTGTTTTTTGCCGGTGAAGTTATTGACATAGACGGATACACCGGTGGTTTTAATTTGCAAGCCGCTTTTTCTACCGGCTATGTGGCCGGCAGGTCTGCTGCCGGGAGCTAA
- a CDS encoding segregation and condensation protein A — protein MSGYTIKLEAFEGPLALLMHLIEKSQIDIYNIPIAEITEQYLYYLKAMEEFDIEVASEFLVMAATLLQIKSHMLLPRPVIAEAADELIDPRQELVDRLIEYRKYKQVAQFLNQLGSERDKYFIRSPQEFAKQFPLPEGLSLDDLLKAFAALWESVIPDFAVIAPEEISVKDKMHDIMTLLRSNNGKLEFHKLMIRTGSRSEFIAAFLALLELIRLKQIMIHQEKQFAPICLSLKE, from the coding sequence ATGTCAGGCTATACTATCAAGCTAGAAGCTTTTGAGGGACCATTAGCCTTACTAATGCATCTAATTGAAAAAAGTCAGATAGATATCTATAATATTCCCATCGCTGAGATAACCGAGCAATATCTGTACTATCTTAAGGCTATGGAAGAGTTCGATATTGAAGTAGCCAGTGAATTTCTCGTTATGGCGGCTACTCTGTTACAAATAAAATCGCATATGTTATTGCCGCGTCCGGTTATTGCCGAAGCAGCCGATGAGCTTATTGATCCGCGCCAAGAACTGGTTGACCGGCTGATTGAATATCGTAAATATAAGCAAGTAGCCCAGTTCCTCAACCAACTGGGCAGTGAGCGGGACAAATATTTTATTAGATCGCCGCAGGAGTTTGCCAAGCAGTTTCCACTGCCTGAAGGGCTTTCACTTGACGATCTGCTAAAAGCTTTTGCCGCGCTCTGGGAAAGTGTGATCCCTGACTTTGCCGTTATTGCCCCGGAAGAGATAAGTGTTAAGGATAAAATGCACGATATTATGACGCTGTTAAGAAGTAACAACGGGAAGCTGGAATTTCACAAACTCATGATTAGGACAGGTTCCCGTTCGGAGTTTATTGCCGCTTTTTTAGCGTTATTGGAGCTAATTAGATTAAAGCAAATCATGATTCACCAGGAAAAGCAGTTTGCACCGATTTGCCTTAGTTTGAAGGAGTGA
- a CDS encoding site-2 protease family protein, with the protein MFGFDADMIFRIPALLIALTVHEYAHARVAVTLGDPTPRFMGRLTLNPVSHLDPIGLLMLWLAQFGWAKPVPINPGNFTDYRKGMLLVSLAGPVSNMLLALLTAFAIAILGKLQLLHGDWVKVLWLLYSYNIILAVFNLIPIPPLDGSKILASILPARQGEIFDRMEQYGSFILIALVFTGVIGSIIYPLRIGLSYIINLIVMTVL; encoded by the coding sequence TTGTTTGGTTTTGACGCCGATATGATATTCAGAATCCCGGCATTATTAATTGCCCTCACGGTACATGAATATGCCCATGCCAGGGTTGCAGTTACGTTAGGTGATCCGACTCCGCGGTTTATGGGGCGGTTAACACTTAATCCTGTATCACATCTTGATCCCATTGGACTCTTAATGTTGTGGCTGGCTCAGTTTGGCTGGGCGAAGCCTGTTCCTATTAATCCCGGCAATTTTACGGATTACCGCAAGGGAATGTTACTCGTATCGCTGGCAGGGCCTGTGTCTAATATGCTGCTGGCGCTCTTAACCGCCTTTGCCATAGCCATTTTGGGTAAGTTGCAGTTGTTACACGGGGATTGGGTAAAAGTTTTGTGGCTGCTGTACAGCTATAACATAATTTTAGCCGTATTTAATTTGATACCCATACCGCCGCTTGACGGTTCAAAGATACTGGCAAGTATACTGCCAGCCCGTCAGGGAGAGATATTTGATAGAATGGAGCAATATGGCTCCTTTATATTAATAGCACTTGTCTTTACCGGTGTTATTGGCAGCATTATCTATCCGCTGAGAATTGGTTTATCCTATATTATTAATTTAATAGTAATGACAGTTTTATAA
- the scpB gene encoding SMC-Scp complex subunit ScpB, with protein MFYQHLQGAIEALLFASGQPLPAAKIAQILDIHVDHVHALIVEMTGIMVSEQRGLTIVEVAGGYQLCTKPSLVDIVSKLAELQDSKLSAAALETLAIVAFKQPVTKQEIESIRGVKADRVITTLLDRTLIKEVGRKEAVGRPILYGTTNEFLQCFGLNSLDDLPAIASLLPGTETEE; from the coding sequence ATGTTTTATCAGCATTTGCAAGGAGCAATTGAAGCGTTGCTATTTGCTAGCGGACAGCCGCTGCCTGCGGCAAAAATAGCTCAAATATTAGATATTCACGTTGACCATGTGCATGCGTTGATCGTCGAAATGACAGGCATCATGGTGAGTGAGCAGCGTGGTCTTACCATTGTGGAAGTGGCAGGTGGGTATCAACTATGTACAAAACCCTCGCTTGTTGATATTGTCAGCAAACTGGCCGAACTGCAGGATAGCAAATTGTCGGCTGCCGCCCTGGAAACACTCGCCATTGTCGCCTTTAAACAACCTGTGACCAAACAGGAAATTGAGAGTATCCGTGGTGTTAAAGCCGACAGAGTGATTACTACACTGCTTGACCGTACACTCATTAAAGAAGTAGGCCGCAAAGAAGCGGTAGGACGTCCGATTTTATATGGCACAACTAACGAGTTCTTACAATGTTTTGGCCTGAACAGCTTAGATGACCTACCGGCCATCGCCAGCCTGCTTCCGGGTACGGAGACTGAGGAATAA
- a CDS encoding DUF4363 family protein, translating into MRVLSLINIAVFTLILLLLAGCGLAGPAPKPEIGPAGKPVESKPNPPVWERFISAPAELYDLEATAGVVFEGINKEDWAQAQAGLANLQAKWQQGKAAVGDKKGVKEADEAMGKLIAAINSEKITESHENLLAFMGSISDIGKSYKLSPVADIIAVSNGIRNVSFYVENKDWEKAVIKAKELQGTWEKVKPGMEQVGILGEITKTHSTVNQLKDSVNAENKGAFKEQLANINESMGYIREFFRGK; encoded by the coding sequence ATGCGGGTACTGTCACTGATAAACATTGCGGTATTTACTTTGATTTTGCTGTTACTGGCCGGCTGCGGCTTAGCAGGGCCTGCGCCTAAACCGGAAATAGGTCCTGCCGGCAAACCGGTTGAATCAAAGCCCAACCCGCCGGTTTGGGAAAGATTTATTTCAGCACCTGCCGAACTCTATGATCTGGAAGCCACCGCCGGAGTTGTATTTGAAGGCATTAACAAAGAAGACTGGGCCCAGGCGCAGGCCGGGCTTGCCAATCTGCAAGCCAAGTGGCAGCAAGGCAAAGCCGCCGTCGGCGATAAAAAAGGCGTAAAGGAAGCCGATGAAGCTATGGGAAAACTAATTGCAGCCATCAATTCCGAAAAAATAACCGAATCTCATGAAAACCTGCTTGCCTTTATGGGTAGCATCAGCGATATCGGCAAGTCCTATAAACTATCACCTGTTGCCGATATTATTGCTGTCAGTAATGGGATACGCAATGTCAGTTTTTATGTAGAAAATAAAGATTGGGAAAAAGCTGTCATTAAAGCAAAAGAATTACAGGGAACCTGGGAAAAAGTAAAGCCTGGCATGGAGCAGGTTGGGATTTTAGGTGAGATAACCAAAACCCATTCAACGGTAAATCAGTTGAAAGATTCCGTTAATGCTGAAAATAAAGGCGCGTTTAAAGAGCAACTGGCCAACATCAATGAAAGCATGGGATATATACGTGAATTTTTTCGTGGAAAATAG
- the ytfJ gene encoding GerW family sporulation protein, translated as MADHPIQGLMKTAMESIKGMVDVNTIVGDAVETPDGTVIVPISRVTFGFAAGGGDYEAEDTAAAHSHPFGGASGAGISVKPVGFLVCSPTSGVRFMSVESNLFYDRLIDMVPQVINKIESMLSKDASEEEELEELAQTAETQGYRQSSAEE; from the coding sequence GTGGCTGATCATCCGATACAGGGTTTAATGAAAACAGCTATGGAAAGTATCAAAGGTATGGTTGATGTCAATACCATTGTTGGCGACGCGGTGGAAACCCCTGATGGAACTGTGATTGTCCCTATATCGCGGGTAACATTTGGTTTTGCGGCAGGTGGCGGCGACTATGAGGCCGAAGATACAGCGGCTGCACACAGCCACCCTTTTGGTGGTGCCAGCGGTGCCGGCATTAGCGTGAAACCGGTAGGATTTTTAGTATGCTCGCCGACTAGCGGAGTGCGGTTTATGTCGGTGGAGAGCAACCTTTTTTATGACCGGCTTATTGATATGGTGCCACAAGTAATAAATAAGATTGAAAGCATGCTGAGCAAAGATGCCAGTGAAGAGGAAGAACTTGAAGAGCTTGCGCAAACTGCCGAAACTCAAGGCTACCGGCAGTCTTCGGCAGAGGAGTAG
- a CDS encoding pseudouridine synthase: MLERLQKVIAQAGIASRRDAEELITAGRVTVNGKTVTELGSKVETRRDRVAVDGKPLKAEKYVYILLNKPKGIITALEDPRGRKTVATLVADIPERVYPVGRLDYNTEGLLLMTNDGDLTHALTHPSHEIAKTYLVKVQGYPPEEKLDKLRAGIKLEDGMTAPAKINIVDIDREKALTTMEFVIYEGKNRQIRRMCEAIGFPVKNLKRVKFAFLTLEGVRRGQYRQLLAGEVEELKRLGKKKNS, encoded by the coding sequence ATGTTAGAACGTTTGCAGAAAGTTATTGCTCAAGCCGGTATTGCATCACGGCGGGACGCAGAGGAACTCATTACAGCCGGCCGGGTAACCGTTAACGGCAAGACGGTTACTGAGCTTGGCAGTAAAGTTGAGACCAGGCGGGACCGGGTTGCTGTTGATGGCAAGCCGTTAAAAGCGGAAAAGTATGTTTATATTTTGCTCAACAAGCCGAAAGGAATCATAACTGCATTGGAAGATCCCCGGGGACGTAAAACGGTGGCTACCCTTGTTGCCGATATTCCGGAACGGGTTTATCCTGTGGGGAGGCTGGATTATAATACCGAAGGGCTGCTGCTTATGACCAATGACGGTGATTTGACGCATGCGCTGACCCACCCCAGTCATGAGATCGCCAAAACCTATTTAGTCAAGGTTCAGGGGTATCCACCTGAGGAGAAGCTCGACAAGCTGCGGGCCGGTATTAAATTAGAAGATGGCATGACCGCGCCGGCAAAAATTAATATTGTGGACATCGACAGGGAAAAAGCGTTAACTACCATGGAATTTGTTATTTACGAAGGAAAAAACAGGCAGATTCGCCGGATGTGTGAAGCAATCGGTTTTCCTGTGAAGAATTTAAAGCGGGTTAAATTTGCCTTTTTAACCTTGGAGGGAGTCAGACGGGGGCAGTACCGCCAACTGCTTGCCGGTGAGGTGGAAGAACTAAAACGCCTGGGCAAGAAAAAAAACAGTTGA